A stretch of Amycolatopsis balhimycina FH 1894 DNA encodes these proteins:
- a CDS encoding type II toxin-antitoxin system RelE/ParE family toxin, with product MAGQDWDIYVVDEVLEWIEQLDDTTHARVVQAIDALSEGGPGLGRPLVDSIVGSKIQNLKELRPGTVRILFVFDPWRSSVLLVAGDKAGQWNAWYREAIPLAEDRYDRYLKERQAEEDRP from the coding sequence ATGGCGGGTCAGGACTGGGACATCTATGTCGTCGACGAAGTCCTCGAGTGGATCGAGCAATTGGACGACACGACGCACGCCCGTGTCGTCCAGGCGATCGATGCGTTGTCCGAAGGCGGCCCCGGTCTCGGGAGACCGCTGGTCGACAGCATTGTCGGGTCGAAGATCCAAAACCTGAAGGAGCTGCGGCCAGGCACCGTGCGCATCCTGTTCGTCTTCGACCCCTGGCGGTCGAGCGTCCTGCTCGTCGCCGGGGACAAGGCGGGCCAGTGGAACGCCTGGTATCGGGAAGCGATCCCGCTGGCCGAGGACAGATATGACCGTTATCTGAAGGAACGTCAGGCAGAGGAGGACCGACCATGA
- a CDS encoding helix-turn-helix domain-containing protein: protein MTGYARWKDVRAAHVERAGGEAAVEAGKQELLATVQGHRLAEIRRSRGLTQQQLAERMGVTKGRVSQIEQGRISGFEVLARYAAALGGRLHQAIYFEDGDIAAIA, encoded by the coding sequence ATGACCGGGTACGCGCGCTGGAAGGACGTCCGCGCGGCGCACGTCGAACGAGCCGGTGGCGAGGCGGCGGTCGAGGCGGGCAAGCAGGAGCTTCTTGCCACGGTCCAGGGCCACCGCCTCGCCGAAATCCGCCGGAGCCGCGGCCTGACCCAGCAGCAGCTGGCGGAGCGGATGGGCGTGACGAAGGGCCGGGTGTCCCAGATCGAGCAGGGAAGGATCTCCGGTTTCGAAGTGCTCGCCCGCTACGCCGCGGCTTTGGGCGGCCGCCTGCATCAGGCGATCTACTTCGAGGACGGTGACATCGCCGCCATCGCCTGA
- a CDS encoding AfsR/SARP family transcriptional regulator → MAHFGVLGPLAVESPPGRWLALRGDHQRTLLAVLLLHAGRPVHVDVLVEALWPGGPPKSHASNLHTYLSRLREKIDGLRIEHEPLGYRLRVEPDELDLLVFRSAVAEAQQAGDAVEASRHYRRALAQWRGPVLAGLHVPRLDADVARLESERLAVFEDCVDAELAAGRHGELIGELQAVAGEHPLRERPAAQLMTALHRAGRQGDALEVYRRLRATLVDELGVEPGAEARRVHAAVLRGEDPVPRLPPPVWPVCQLPPDIGDFTGRDAELAELTGVLGSGAGVPVAVLSGEPGAGKSTLAVRAAHRLRARFPDGQLYVPLADRDVGDVLADLLRALGVPGPAVPDDVRARAAVFRGRLTDRRVLVVLDDAVDPEHVRTLLPGTPGCAVLVTSRRRLSGLAGAHRLALGPLSGADATELLNRLAGTRAAREGADAERIVAACARLPLALRIAGSRLAIRPHLRLAELADRLEDEVRRLDELTVSDLAVRSSIALSYEGLRPPARRAFRLLGRCRLADLPAWAVTTLVGDPAADEAVEELVEASLLEAHGVDRTGEGRYRMHDLVRLYAAEGPPEEGGADTVLAATFALADAAAARLPRTVPMPAMAHEPLAQPLPDALVARLLGRPDEWFAAERANLVRLIGSLGTREALLLLDKLGVYLYLHGHYADLRAAYETVLATADDRRRAVLAEAHLALLQHARGQYEEAAASYRECAKELESHGDRRTHAWVSANLAHCLIGLGRAEEALQTAAEARELFTVDGQPEAPGVRAAESAALLRLGRVAEARDVDRAACASARETGDPRQIGTALHEFAWSSLLTGDHAEAAAAIAESVDLLRETVARSALAKSLRTLGAISAATGSRDRATAAFEEARGIARELDERPRELSCTRAIAASWVGEGRAAQAIPVLRACLDEFREMGGKAATGLTWFVLHRAHAAVGDEAAASEAAAEAARLADPRDASAAAVRRVLFALTEPA, encoded by the coding sequence ATGGCGCACTTCGGCGTGCTCGGGCCGCTCGCCGTCGAGAGCCCGCCCGGGCGGTGGCTCGCGCTGCGCGGGGACCACCAGCGCACCCTGCTGGCCGTGCTGCTGCTCCACGCCGGCCGGCCCGTCCACGTGGACGTGCTGGTCGAGGCGCTGTGGCCGGGCGGCCCGCCGAAGTCGCACGCCTCCAACCTGCACACCTACCTCTCGCGGCTGCGCGAGAAGATCGACGGCCTCCGGATCGAGCACGAGCCGCTGGGGTACCGGCTGCGCGTCGAGCCGGACGAGCTGGACCTGCTCGTGTTCCGGTCCGCCGTCGCCGAAGCGCAGCAGGCCGGGGACGCCGTCGAGGCGTCGCGGCACTACCGGCGGGCACTCGCGCAGTGGCGGGGGCCCGTGCTGGCCGGGTTGCACGTCCCCCGGCTCGACGCCGATGTCGCGCGGCTGGAGTCCGAGCGGCTCGCCGTGTTCGAAGACTGCGTCGACGCCGAACTCGCCGCCGGGCGGCACGGGGAGCTGATCGGGGAGCTTCAGGCCGTCGCCGGCGAGCACCCGCTGCGCGAACGGCCGGCCGCGCAGCTGATGACCGCGCTGCACCGGGCCGGGCGGCAGGGTGACGCGCTGGAGGTCTACCGGCGGCTGCGGGCCACGCTGGTCGACGAGCTCGGCGTCGAGCCCGGTGCGGAAGCCCGCCGGGTGCACGCCGCCGTCCTGCGTGGCGAAGACCCCGTGCCGCGGCTGCCGCCTCCCGTCTGGCCGGTGTGCCAGCTGCCGCCGGACATCGGGGACTTCACCGGCCGCGACGCCGAGCTAGCGGAGCTGACCGGCGTGCTCGGCAGCGGCGCCGGTGTCCCGGTCGCGGTGCTCAGCGGCGAGCCGGGCGCGGGCAAGAGCACCCTCGCCGTGCGCGCGGCGCACCGGCTGCGGGCGCGGTTCCCGGACGGCCAGCTGTACGTGCCGCTGGCGGACCGCGACGTCGGCGACGTGCTGGCCGACCTCCTGCGCGCGCTGGGCGTGCCCGGCCCGGCGGTCCCGGACGACGTGCGCGCCCGCGCGGCGGTGTTCCGCGGCCGCCTCACCGACCGGCGGGTCCTGGTGGTGCTCGACGACGCCGTCGACCCCGAGCACGTCCGCACCCTGCTGCCCGGCACGCCGGGGTGCGCGGTGCTCGTGACGAGCCGTCGCCGGTTGAGCGGGCTCGCCGGCGCGCACCGGCTGGCCCTCGGCCCGCTCTCCGGCGCCGACGCCACCGAGCTGCTGAACCGGCTCGCCGGGACGCGGGCGGCCCGGGAGGGCGCCGACGCCGAACGGATCGTCGCGGCGTGCGCTCGGCTGCCGCTGGCCCTGCGGATCGCGGGCAGCAGGCTGGCCATCCGCCCGCACCTGCGGCTCGCCGAGCTGGCCGACCGGCTCGAAGACGAGGTCCGCCGCCTCGACGAGCTGACGGTGAGCGACCTGGCCGTCCGGAGCAGCATCGCGCTGAGCTACGAAGGCCTGCGGCCACCCGCGCGGCGCGCGTTCCGGCTGCTCGGCCGGTGCCGCCTGGCCGACCTGCCGGCCTGGGCGGTCACGACGCTCGTCGGCGACCCGGCCGCCGACGAGGCGGTCGAAGAGCTCGTCGAGGCGAGCCTGCTGGAGGCGCACGGGGTCGACCGGACCGGCGAGGGCCGGTACCGGATGCACGACCTCGTCCGGCTGTACGCCGCGGAAGGCCCGCCGGAAGAAGGGGGCGCCGACACTGTGCTGGCCGCGACCTTCGCGCTCGCCGACGCGGCCGCGGCTCGCCTGCCGCGCACGGTGCCGATGCCGGCCATGGCCCACGAGCCGCTCGCGCAGCCGTTGCCGGACGCGCTGGTGGCCCGGCTGCTGGGACGTCCGGACGAGTGGTTCGCGGCCGAGCGCGCGAACCTCGTGCGGCTCATCGGGTCGCTGGGCACGCGGGAAGCGTTGCTGCTGCTGGACAAGCTCGGCGTGTACTTGTACCTGCACGGGCACTACGCCGACCTGCGCGCGGCCTACGAGACCGTGCTGGCGACGGCGGACGACCGACGGCGGGCCGTGCTCGCCGAGGCGCACTTGGCGCTGCTGCAGCACGCGCGGGGGCAGTACGAGGAGGCCGCCGCTTCGTATCGCGAATGCGCGAAGGAGCTGGAATCCCACGGCGACCGCCGCACCCACGCGTGGGTTTCGGCGAACCTGGCGCACTGCCTGATCGGGCTGGGCCGCGCCGAAGAAGCACTGCAGACCGCGGCCGAGGCCCGCGAACTGTTCACTGTGGACGGTCAACCGGAGGCGCCCGGAGTCCGGGCCGCGGAGTCGGCGGCGCTGCTCCGGCTCGGCCGGGTGGCCGAAGCACGGGACGTCGACCGGGCCGCGTGCGCGTCGGCGCGGGAAACCGGCGACCCGCGGCAGATCGGCACGGCGCTGCACGAGTTCGCGTGGTCGTCGCTGCTCACGGGCGACCACGCGGAAGCGGCGGCGGCCATCGCGGAGTCGGTGGACCTGCTGCGCGAGACGGTGGCGCGTTCGGCGCTGGCGAAGTCGTTGCGCACGCTGGGCGCGATCTCGGCGGCGACGGGCTCCCGTGACCGTGCGACGGCCGCGTTCGAGGAGGCCCGCGGCATCGCCAGGGAGCTGGACGAACGTCCGCGCGAGCTCTCCTGCACCCGCGCGATCGCCGCGAGCTGGGTCGGCGAAGGCCGGGCGGCGCAGGCGATCCCGGTGCTCCGCGCCTGCCTCGACGAATTCCGCGAAATGGGCGGCAAAGCCGCGACCGGCCTCACCTGGTTCGTCCTCCACCGAGCCCACGCGGCCGTCGGCGACGAGGCCGCGGCGTCGGAAGCCGCCGCCGAGGCCGCGCGCCTGGCCGACCCGCGTGACGCCAGCGCGGCCGCCGTCCGGCGCGTCCTGTTCGCCCTCACCGAACCGGCTTGA
- a CDS encoding DUF3499 domain-containing protein: MRSVRKCSRTGCLEPAVATLTYAYSDSTAVVGPLATASEPHSYDLCEAHALRLTVPKGWEVVRHEGAFAAPDPSADELTALAEAVREAGRPGKPAPAPEPEGPSGRRGHLRVLPGRA, from the coding sequence GTGCGGAGCGTACGGAAGTGTTCGCGTACTGGCTGTCTCGAGCCAGCAGTGGCCACGCTGACGTATGCCTACAGTGACTCCACCGCCGTCGTCGGCCCGCTGGCCACCGCCTCCGAGCCGCATTCGTACGACCTCTGCGAAGCACACGCGCTGCGGCTGACCGTCCCCAAGGGCTGGGAAGTCGTCCGGCACGAAGGCGCCTTCGCCGCACCGGACCCGTCGGCCGACGAGCTGACCGCGCTGGCCGAGGCCGTACGCGAGGCCGGCCGCCCCGGGAAACCCGCGCCCGCTCCCGAGCCGGAGGGCCCGTCCGGGCGCCGCGGCCACCTGCGGGTGCTGCCGGGCCGCGCCTGA
- a CDS encoding Trm112 family protein, which translates to MAFTLDAQLLEILACPSPDHAPLRPGAPDDPEADALTCTECGRVYPVRDGIPVLLLDEATLPGDHGKTDADSA; encoded by the coding sequence ATGGCCTTCACGCTCGACGCCCAGCTCCTCGAGATCTTGGCGTGCCCGTCGCCCGATCACGCCCCCCTTCGGCCGGGCGCGCCGGACGACCCCGAGGCCGACGCCTTGACCTGCACCGAATGTGGTCGCGTGTACCCCGTCCGTGATGGGATCCCGGTGCTGCTCCTCGACGAGGCGACGTTGCCCGGGGACCACGGAAAAACCGATGCCGACAGTGCTTGA
- a CDS encoding cation diffusion facilitator family transporter codes for MSAGGGTKAIIAALAANAGIAVAKFAGFLVTGSSSMLAESVHSLADTSNQGLLLLGQKTSRREADKEHPFGYGRDRYFYSFIVALMLFTLGAAFAIYEGIHKIGHPEPLESPIVAVIILVLALCLEGYSFFTAITESKKIKGGASWWGFIRQSKEPELPVVLLEDAGALLGLVFALLGVGLAVVTGDPVWDGVGTLAIGLLLGVIAIILIVEMKSLLIGEGANEPVLATIVDELAAGKVERVIHIRTQYLGPDELLVAAKLALVPGLDTAEVAMAIDDAEARVRAKVPVAKLIYLEPDLDRSLAR; via the coding sequence GTGTCAGCTGGAGGCGGAACCAAGGCGATCATCGCGGCACTCGCGGCCAACGCCGGGATCGCGGTGGCGAAGTTCGCCGGCTTCCTCGTCACCGGGTCGTCGTCGATGCTGGCGGAGTCCGTGCACTCGCTGGCCGACACGTCCAACCAGGGGTTGCTGCTGCTCGGCCAGAAGACGTCGCGGCGGGAGGCGGACAAGGAGCACCCCTTCGGCTACGGCCGGGACCGGTACTTCTACTCCTTCATCGTCGCGCTCATGCTTTTCACCCTGGGCGCGGCCTTCGCCATCTACGAAGGCATCCACAAGATCGGCCACCCCGAACCGCTGGAGTCGCCGATCGTCGCGGTGATCATCCTGGTCCTCGCCCTGTGCCTGGAGGGCTACAGCTTCTTCACCGCGATCACCGAGTCGAAGAAGATCAAGGGCGGCGCGAGCTGGTGGGGCTTCATCCGGCAGTCCAAGGAACCCGAACTGCCCGTGGTGCTGCTGGAGGACGCCGGCGCGCTGCTCGGGCTCGTCTTCGCGCTGCTCGGTGTCGGGCTGGCGGTCGTCACCGGTGACCCGGTCTGGGACGGCGTCGGCACCCTCGCGATCGGCCTGCTGCTCGGCGTCATCGCGATCATCCTCATCGTCGAGATGAAGAGCCTGCTCATCGGCGAAGGCGCCAACGAGCCGGTGCTCGCGACGATCGTCGACGAGCTCGCCGCCGGCAAGGTCGAGCGCGTCATCCACATCCGCACCCAGTACCTCGGCCCGGACGAGCTGCTCGTCGCGGCGAAGCTGGCGCTGGTGCCGGGGCTCGACACGGCCGAGGTGGCCATGGCCATCGACGACGCCGAGGCCCGCGTCCGCGCCAAGGTGCCGGTCGCCAAGCTGATCTACCTCGAGCCGGATCTCGACCGGAGCCTCGCGCGATAG
- a CDS encoding metallopeptidase family protein yields MATARDYRQRRRSRRDRHGRGLRGTLYPATLPAAASRAERFDALVLDALEPIEARWRHELTKLDVAVDDVPEVRENGNTPADGVLHDGAVPLSRLVPAGVDRTGLPTRARIVLYRRPLEARAKDPSELAELVHDVLVEQVAGYLGVEPDVIEGE; encoded by the coding sequence GTGGCGACGGCTCGTGATTACCGACAGCGGCGGCGCTCGCGACGGGACCGGCACGGCCGGGGCCTGCGCGGGACGCTGTATCCGGCGACCCTGCCCGCCGCCGCGAGCCGCGCGGAACGGTTCGACGCCCTGGTGCTCGACGCGCTGGAGCCGATCGAGGCCCGCTGGCGCCACGAGCTGACGAAGCTCGACGTGGCGGTCGACGACGTGCCGGAGGTCCGCGAAAACGGCAACACCCCGGCGGACGGTGTCCTGCACGACGGCGCGGTGCCGCTGTCGCGGCTGGTCCCCGCGGGCGTCGACCGCACGGGCCTGCCGACGCGGGCCCGGATCGTCCTCTACCGGCGGCCGCTGGAGGCGCGGGCGAAGGACCCGTCGGAGCTGGCCGAACTGGTGCACGACGTGCTGGTGGAGCAGGTCGCGGGCTACCTCGGCGTGGAACCGGACGTCATCGAAGGCGAGTAG
- a CDS encoding phosphomannomutase/phosphoglucomutase — MPDLSSIVKAYDIRGVVGEQLDADLVRDFGAAFALLIKPEAPSVVIGHDMRDSSPALSAAFAEGVTSQGLDVVSIGLASTDQLYFASGSLNMPGAMFTASHNPAKYNGIKLCRAGASPVGQDTGLAEIRDTVEQGVPGFEGQRGSVTERDVLAGYAAYLNNLVDLSGSRPLKIVVDAGNGMGGHTVPTVFAGLPIEVVPMYFELDGSFPNHEANPLDPANIVDLQAKVREVGADAGVAFDGDADRCFIVDERGEPVSPSAITALVAVRELAKDPGGTIIHNLITSKGVPEIVSEHGGKPVRTRVGHSFIKAEMARTGAIFGGEHSAHYYFRDFWRADTGMLAALHVLAALGEQNGPLSELTSAYSRYAASGEINSTVDDQVAKMMAVKDAFGARTGVEIDELDGLTVQLPGGAWFNLRPSNTEPLLRLNVEAANTDAVRGLVDEVLALIRS, encoded by the coding sequence GTGCCAGACCTTTCGAGCATCGTTAAGGCCTACGACATTCGCGGCGTGGTCGGCGAGCAGCTCGATGCGGACCTCGTCCGCGACTTCGGCGCGGCGTTCGCCCTGCTCATCAAGCCGGAGGCGCCGTCGGTGGTGATCGGCCACGACATGCGCGACTCGTCGCCGGCCCTGTCCGCGGCGTTCGCCGAGGGCGTCACCTCGCAGGGCCTCGACGTCGTGAGCATCGGGCTGGCCAGCACCGACCAGCTGTACTTCGCGTCGGGCTCGCTGAACATGCCGGGCGCGATGTTCACCGCCAGCCACAACCCGGCCAAGTACAACGGCATCAAGCTGTGCCGCGCCGGCGCGTCCCCGGTCGGCCAGGACACCGGGCTCGCCGAGATCCGCGACACCGTCGAGCAGGGCGTGCCCGGGTTCGAGGGCCAGCGCGGCTCGGTGACCGAGCGGGACGTCCTCGCCGGCTACGCGGCCTACCTGAACAACCTCGTCGACCTGTCCGGCAGCCGTCCGCTGAAGATCGTCGTCGACGCCGGCAACGGCATGGGCGGGCACACGGTTCCGACCGTGTTCGCCGGGCTTCCGATCGAGGTCGTGCCGATGTACTTCGAGCTCGACGGCAGCTTCCCGAACCACGAGGCCAACCCGCTCGACCCGGCGAACATCGTCGACCTGCAGGCGAAGGTGCGCGAGGTCGGCGCGGACGCCGGGGTCGCCTTCGACGGCGACGCCGACCGCTGCTTCATCGTCGACGAGCGCGGCGAGCCGGTTTCGCCGAGCGCGATCACCGCGCTGGTCGCCGTCCGCGAGCTGGCGAAGGACCCCGGCGGCACGATCATCCACAACCTGATCACGTCCAAGGGTGTGCCGGAGATCGTCTCCGAGCACGGCGGCAAGCCGGTCCGCACCCGCGTCGGCCACTCGTTCATCAAGGCCGAGATGGCCCGCACCGGCGCCATCTTCGGCGGCGAGCACTCCGCGCACTACTACTTCCGCGACTTCTGGCGTGCCGACACCGGCATGCTGGCGGCGCTGCACGTCCTCGCCGCGCTCGGCGAGCAGAACGGCCCGCTGTCGGAGCTGACCAGCGCGTACTCGCGCTATGCGGCTTCGGGTGAGATCAACTCCACAGTCGACGACCAGGTCGCGAAGATGATGGCCGTCAAGGACGCCTTCGGTGCCCGTACCGGCGTCGAGATCGACGAGCTGGACGGCCTCACCGTGCAGCTGCCGGGCGGCGCCTGGTTCAACCTGCGCCCGTCGAACACCGAACCACTGCTCCGGCTGAACGTCGAGGCCGCGAACACCGACGCCGTGCGAGGGCTGGTGGACGAAGTACTCGCGCTCATCCGCAGCTGA
- the manA gene encoding mannose-6-phosphate isomerase, class I: protein MELLRNAVRPYAWGSRTAIPELLGRPVPAPHPEAELWMGAHPGDPSHVIGPDGTERSLLELVDADPVTQLGERCATRWGGRLPFLLKILAAEEPLSMQAHPSAAQAAEGHAREERLGIPRDASNRNYPDPTAKPELVCALTEFHALAGFRAPDRTVKLLKAIETPGLAKYTGLIEAQPDPSGLRALFTTWITLPQPSLDALLPEVLDACIRHVQEHGEFAAECRTILELGEAHPRDAGVLAALLLNRLTLRAGEAIYLPAGNLHLYLHGTAVEILANSDNILRCGLTPKHVDVPELLRVVDFACGEMPVQCGDVGDRMAVYRTDAPEFELSRVEWAEGQDDEISVDSVGPQILLCTAGALLVTADDGEQVELRRGQSVWLPAADPPVKIRARGGARSQLFRATAGTCD from the coding sequence GTGGAGCTGCTGCGCAACGCGGTGCGGCCCTACGCCTGGGGATCGCGAACGGCGATCCCCGAGCTGCTGGGCCGTCCGGTACCCGCGCCGCACCCCGAGGCCGAGCTGTGGATGGGCGCCCACCCGGGTGACCCTTCCCACGTCATCGGCCCGGACGGGACCGAGCGGAGCCTGCTGGAACTGGTGGACGCCGACCCGGTGACGCAGCTCGGCGAGCGGTGCGCGACGCGGTGGGGTGGGCGGCTACCGTTCCTGCTGAAGATCCTCGCGGCGGAGGAGCCCCTGTCGATGCAGGCGCACCCGTCGGCGGCGCAGGCGGCGGAGGGGCACGCCCGTGAGGAGCGGCTGGGCATCCCGCGGGACGCGTCGAACCGCAACTACCCGGACCCGACGGCGAAGCCCGAGCTGGTCTGCGCGTTGACGGAGTTCCACGCGCTGGCGGGGTTCCGGGCGCCGGACCGCACGGTCAAGCTGCTCAAGGCGATCGAGACGCCGGGGCTGGCGAAGTACACCGGGCTGATCGAGGCGCAGCCGGACCCGTCGGGGCTGCGGGCGCTGTTCACGACGTGGATCACGCTGCCGCAGCCGTCGCTGGACGCCCTGTTGCCGGAGGTGCTGGACGCCTGCATCCGGCACGTCCAGGAACACGGCGAGTTCGCGGCCGAGTGCCGGACGATCCTGGAGCTGGGCGAGGCACACCCGCGGGACGCGGGCGTGCTGGCGGCGCTGCTGCTGAACCGCCTGACGCTGCGCGCGGGCGAGGCGATCTACCTGCCGGCCGGCAACCTGCACCTGTACCTGCACGGCACCGCCGTGGAGATCCTGGCGAACTCGGACAACATCCTGCGCTGCGGCCTGACGCCGAAGCACGTGGACGTGCCGGAGCTGCTGCGGGTGGTGGACTTCGCGTGCGGCGAGATGCCGGTGCAGTGCGGTGACGTCGGTGACCGGATGGCGGTGTACCGCACGGACGCGCCGGAGTTCGAGCTGTCGCGGGTCGAGTGGGCCGAGGGCCAGGACGACGAGATTTCCGTGGACAGCGTGGGCCCGCAGATCCTGCTGTGCACGGCGGGCGCCCTGCTGGTGACGGCGGACGACGGCGAGCAGGTCGAGCTGCGCCGCGGCCAGTCGGTGTGGCTGCCGGCGGCGGACCCGCCGGTGAAGATCCGCGCCCGGGGCGGCGCGCGCTCCCAGCTCTTCCGCGCCACGGCGGGTACCTGCGACTGA